The following proteins are encoded in a genomic region of Vibrio tasmaniensis:
- the recF gene encoding DNA replication/repair protein RecF (All proteins in this family for which functions are known are DNA-binding proteins that assist the filamentation of RecA onto DNA for the initiation of recombination or recombinational repair.) — translation MPLSRLIVKQFRNIEACDIQPSSGFNFLIGANGSGKTSVLEAVYLLGHGRSFKSSLTGRIIQNECSELFVHGRFMTSDQFELPIGINKQRDGTTEVKISGQTGQKLAQLAQVLPLQLIHPEGFDLLTDGPKHRRAFIDWGVFHSESGFYDAWGRVKRLNKQRNALLKTATNYRELSYWDQELARLAESISQWRATYVEQLKEVAEEICATFLPEFEIKINYYRGWDKDTPYAEILEKNFERDQQLGYTFSGPNKADLKIKVNGTPVEDVLSRGQLKLMVCALRVAQGQHLTQMTGKQCIYLIDDFASELDSQRRARLAECLKATQAQVFVSSITADQIADMHDENSRMFHVEHGKIEQG, via the coding sequence ATGCCTTTATCGCGCTTAATCGTTAAGCAGTTTAGAAATATAGAAGCCTGTGACATTCAACCGTCATCAGGCTTTAACTTTCTTATAGGGGCTAACGGGAGCGGAAAAACCAGTGTCCTTGAAGCGGTATATCTGCTCGGACATGGTCGCTCATTTAAGAGTTCACTCACCGGCCGTATCATACAAAACGAGTGCAGTGAGCTGTTTGTCCATGGCCGTTTTATGACCTCGGATCAATTTGAGCTGCCAATTGGCATTAATAAGCAGCGCGATGGCACAACAGAGGTTAAAATAAGCGGTCAAACTGGGCAAAAATTGGCTCAGTTAGCACAGGTTTTACCTTTGCAGTTGATTCACCCGGAAGGGTTTGATTTACTAACCGATGGACCTAAGCATCGCCGCGCATTTATTGATTGGGGAGTCTTCCACAGTGAGTCCGGCTTTTATGATGCATGGGGCAGGGTAAAGCGCCTCAATAAGCAACGAAACGCCTTATTGAAAACGGCAACAAACTATCGAGAACTGAGCTATTGGGACCAAGAATTGGCCCGTTTAGCTGAAAGTATCAGCCAGTGGCGTGCCACTTACGTTGAACAGCTAAAAGAAGTCGCTGAAGAAATCTGCGCGACCTTCTTACCTGAGTTTGAGATAAAGATTAACTATTATCGTGGCTGGGATAAAGACACCCCATACGCCGAGATTTTAGAAAAGAATTTTGAAAGGGATCAGCAGCTTGGTTACACCTTTAGTGGGCCAAACAAAGCGGATCTAAAGATAAAAGTGAACGGCACTCCAGTGGAAGATGTCTTGTCACGAGGTCAGTTGAAGTTGATGGTGTGCGCGTTGCGAGTAGCACAAGGGCAACACCTCACTCAAATGACAGGTAAGCAGTGCATCTATTTGATAGATGACTTCGCTTCCGAATTAGATAGCCAACGCCGAGCACGTCTTGCTGAGTGTTTAAAGGCGACCCAGGCTCAAGTTTTTGTAAGCTCTATTACCGCTGATCAGATTGCAGATATGCATGACGAAAATAGCAGGATGTTTCATGTGGAACATGGCAAAATAGAGCAAGGATAA